In Pseudomonas fluorescens, one genomic interval encodes:
- a CDS encoding type I secretion system permease/ATPase produces MTSMAEGGHSGIDPRLSFDDPLLDGLLILCKLHGATVSRASLSAGLPLNKQRLSLDLLPRAAARAGLQARLLRRELKDISALNLPILLLLKDGRTAVLRRFADDGKALILPSEADGGEQWVEREELAEHYSGQALFARPRHELEDLRSPLVPRVHAWFRDTLKLSKWLYSDAILASFLINLLGLMVPLFVMQTYDRVVPNQATSTLWVLAIGLLIGTGFELVLRVVRAHLLDTAGKKTDVILSATLFERITGMAMKARPATIGGFAQSIHDFQGLREFLTAVTLTSLIDLPFVVLMLVVIGLLGGWLVVIPLLAFPITIIFALAIQVRLRDTVQKSLSLGAERQALLIETLGGLETLKACSAESERQHKWESTHGALTRLDSHARNLSALATNGTLFIQQFSGMATIVAGVYSIIAGNLSVGALVASYMLGSRVLAPLGQIAGLITRYQQAQLTMKSTDALMGLPQERDGKQRPLERTQLQGALDVSGVTFHYNGQNAPALSNVSFSMKPGERIGIIGRSGSGKSTLARLVMGFYEPEEGQLLLDGLDLRQLDVADLRQQIGYVAHDLPLLAGSLRDNLTLGARYISDSRMLEVAELTGVTELARQHPQGFDRPVGERGQLLSGGQRQAVLLARALLLDPPIMLLDEPTSAMDNSSEDLLRQKLHGWVQGKTLLLVTHRTSMLSLVDRLLVMDNGRVVADGPKEAVIDALRKGRVGSAAV; encoded by the coding sequence ATGACCAGCATGGCCGAAGGCGGACACTCCGGAATTGATCCGCGGCTGAGCTTCGATGACCCGTTACTCGACGGTCTGCTGATTCTCTGCAAACTGCATGGCGCGACGGTCAGTCGTGCCAGCCTGAGTGCCGGGCTGCCCCTGAACAAGCAACGTCTGAGCCTGGATCTGCTGCCCCGTGCAGCGGCCCGGGCCGGTTTGCAGGCGCGCTTGTTGCGCCGCGAACTGAAGGATATTTCCGCGCTGAATCTGCCGATTCTGTTGCTGCTCAAGGATGGGCGCACCGCCGTCCTGCGGCGTTTCGCCGACGACGGCAAGGCGCTGATCCTGCCCAGCGAAGCCGATGGCGGCGAGCAATGGGTCGAACGCGAAGAACTCGCCGAACACTACAGCGGTCAGGCCTTGTTCGCCCGTCCGCGCCACGAACTCGAAGACTTGCGTTCACCGCTGGTGCCGCGGGTCCACGCCTGGTTTCGCGACACCCTGAAGCTGTCGAAATGGCTGTACAGCGACGCGATCCTCGCCAGTTTCCTGATCAACCTGCTGGGCCTGATGGTGCCGCTGTTCGTCATGCAGACCTACGACCGCGTGGTGCCGAATCAGGCCACGTCGACCCTGTGGGTGTTGGCGATCGGCCTGCTGATCGGCACCGGTTTCGAACTGGTGCTGCGGGTGGTGCGCGCGCACCTGCTGGACACCGCCGGGAAGAAAACCGATGTGATCCTTTCCGCGACGTTGTTCGAGCGCATCACCGGCATGGCGATGAAGGCGCGGCCGGCAACCATCGGCGGTTTCGCCCAGAGCATTCATGACTTTCAGGGCCTGCGCGAATTCCTCACGGCGGTGACCCTGACCAGCCTGATCGACCTGCCCTTCGTGGTGTTGATGCTGGTGGTGATCGGTCTGCTCGGTGGCTGGCTGGTGGTGATTCCGCTGCTGGCGTTTCCAATCACGATCATATTTGCTCTGGCGATTCAGGTGCGCCTGCGTGACACCGTGCAGAAAAGCCTGAGCCTGGGTGCCGAACGACAGGCGTTGCTGATCGAAACCCTCGGCGGCCTGGAAACCCTCAAGGCCTGCAGCGCCGAAAGCGAGCGCCAGCACAAATGGGAAAGCACCCATGGCGCCCTCACCCGCCTCGACAGCCACGCGCGCAACCTCTCGGCACTGGCGACCAACGGCACGCTGTTCATCCAGCAGTTCTCGGGGATGGCGACGATCGTCGCCGGGGTCTACAGCATCATCGCCGGCAACCTCAGCGTCGGTGCGCTGGTGGCCAGCTACATGCTCGGCAGCCGGGTTCTTGCGCCGCTGGGGCAGATCGCCGGGCTGATCACCCGCTACCAGCAAGCGCAACTGACCATGAAAAGCACCGACGCGCTGATGGGTCTGCCGCAGGAACGCGACGGCAAGCAGCGGCCCCTGGAGCGCACGCAGCTGCAAGGTGCGCTGGACGTCAGCGGCGTGACCTTTCACTACAACGGCCAGAACGCACCGGCGCTGAGCAACGTCAGCTTCAGCATGAAACCCGGCGAGCGGATCGGCATCATCGGCCGCAGCGGCTCGGGCAAGAGCACCCTGGCGCGACTGGTGATGGGCTTCTATGAACCCGAGGAAGGCCAGTTGCTGCTCGACGGTCTCGACCTGCGGCAACTGGATGTCGCCGACCTGCGCCAGCAGATCGGTTATGTCGCCCACGACCTGCCGCTTTTGGCCGGCAGCCTGCGCGACAACCTGACCCTCGGCGCGCGCTACATCAGCGATTCACGCATGCTCGAAGTCGCCGAACTGACCGGCGTCACCGAGCTGGCCCGTCAGCATCCGCAAGGTTTCGACCGCCCCGTGGGCGAACGCGGGCAACTGCTTTCCGGTGGTCAACGCCAGGCCGTATTGCTGGCCCGGGCATTGCTGCTCGACCCACCGATCATGCTGCTCGACGAACCCACCAGCGCCATGGATAACAGCAGCGAAGACTTGCTGCGCCAGAAGCTCCACGGTTGGGTGCAAGGCAAGACCCTGCTGCTGGTCACCCACCGCACCTCAATGCTGAGCCTGGTGGACCGGCTGCTGGTAATGGACAACGGCCGGGTCGTCGCCGACGGCCCGAAAGAAGCGGTTATCGATGCACTGCGCAAGGGCCGCGTCGGCTCGGCGGCGGTTTAG
- a CDS encoding tRNA-uridine aminocarboxypropyltransferase: MSRPQCPRCLRPQTHCLCPLIPSLDSRTRVLLLQHPSEVNHALNTARLAALGLTNAELIVGEVFEDLPTLLNRPGYQARLLFPADDAQPLQAYRESAEPLLLVVPDGTWRKARKMLHLNPLLAALPRVTLAQGGVSRYRLRKAPGPGALSTIEAIVQALETLEAPTTFAPLLKPFEALIEGQIAAMGEEVFQRNHSK, encoded by the coding sequence GACCCCAATGCCCGCGCTGCCTGCGCCCCCAGACCCATTGCCTGTGCCCGCTGATCCCCAGCCTCGACAGCCGCACCCGGGTGTTGCTGTTGCAGCATCCGAGCGAGGTCAATCACGCGCTCAACACCGCGCGACTGGCAGCGCTGGGTTTGACCAATGCCGAGTTGATTGTCGGTGAAGTGTTCGAGGATCTGCCGACGCTGCTCAATCGGCCGGGGTATCAGGCGCGGTTGCTGTTTCCCGCTGACGATGCGCAGCCGCTGCAGGCTTACCGCGAATCCGCTGAACCGTTGTTGCTGGTGGTGCCGGACGGCACCTGGCGCAAGGCGCGCAAGATGCTCCACCTCAATCCGCTATTGGCAGCGTTGCCACGGGTGACGCTGGCGCAGGGCGGGGTGTCGCGCTACCGGTTGCGCAAGGCACCGGGGCCGGGGGCGTTGTCGACCATCGAGGCGATTGTGCAGGCGCTGGAAACTCTGGAAGCGCCGACCACGTTTGCGCCGTTGCTCAAACCGTTCGAGGCGTTGATCGAGGGGCAGATTGCGGCGATGGGGGAGGAGGTTTTTCAGCGTAATCATTCAAAATAA
- a CDS encoding TolC family outer membrane protein, translating into MRVLTPLCSAVLLAMACTSQAQAMNLTEAIQSTIATHPDLASRVDAKLSADEQVKVAKGGFYPSVDLNAAYGRGYSDNTNTRALGNHHTSILNYTQSELRLRQMIFDGFNTANEVERTKGVSNSRAYYAQGTAQDLALRTIEVYLEVLKRRELVTLARNNLQAHLRVNDQIGLRTQRGIGSTADSDQSVARKALAQNNLDTAEVDLADAESNFYAVVGRMPDELEAPPSTRGEVPASLPEAQQSMVENNPYLKSAQADVQSAESQYEVAKSPFYPRFDAEAAVGANNNVQGDEGHDNEWRVGVIMNYNLFRGGSDKARLASDAHQINQAMDIRNNALRQLNENIHLAWNAMVNANKQTPTAREYAETTKRVRAAYQDQFGLGQRTLLDLLDSENELYNANRRYTEIRYTEEYSMYRVLANMGQLLSKQRVVLPADAIAATEVKNEARLPELK; encoded by the coding sequence ATGCGCGTACTAACCCCCCTCTGCAGCGCGGTTTTGCTGGCCATGGCTTGCACTTCCCAAGCCCAGGCCATGAATCTGACCGAAGCGATTCAAAGCACCATCGCCACCCACCCGGACCTCGCCTCGCGCGTGGACGCCAAACTGTCCGCTGATGAACAGGTGAAAGTGGCCAAGGGTGGCTTCTATCCTTCCGTCGATCTGAATGCCGCTTACGGGCGCGGTTACAGCGACAACACCAATACCCGGGCGCTGGGTAATCACCACACTTCGATTCTCAACTACACCCAGTCCGAGCTACGGCTGCGGCAGATGATCTTCGACGGCTTCAACACCGCCAACGAGGTCGAGCGCACCAAGGGCGTGTCAAACTCGCGCGCTTACTACGCGCAAGGCACCGCTCAGGATCTGGCCCTGCGCACCATCGAGGTCTACCTCGAAGTGCTCAAGCGCCGTGAACTGGTGACCCTGGCCCGGAACAACCTGCAAGCACACTTGCGCGTCAACGATCAGATCGGCCTGCGCACCCAGCGCGGCATCGGCAGCACCGCCGACTCCGATCAGTCGGTCGCCCGTAAGGCGCTGGCGCAGAACAACCTCGACACCGCCGAAGTCGATCTGGCCGACGCCGAATCGAACTTCTACGCTGTGGTCGGGCGCATGCCCGATGAACTGGAAGCGCCACCGTCGACCCGCGGCGAGGTTCCTGCCAGCCTGCCGGAAGCCCAGCAGAGCATGGTCGAGAACAACCCGTACCTGAAATCCGCGCAGGCGGACGTGCAGTCGGCCGAGAGCCAGTATGAAGTTGCCAAGTCGCCGTTCTACCCACGTTTCGATGCCGAGGCGGCGGTGGGTGCAAACAACAACGTGCAGGGCGATGAAGGCCACGACAACGAATGGCGCGTCGGCGTGATCATGAATTACAACCTGTTCCGTGGCGGCAGCGACAAGGCTCGTCTGGCCTCCGATGCGCACCAGATCAATCAGGCGATGGACATCCGCAACAACGCCCTGCGCCAGTTGAACGAGAACATTCACCTGGCCTGGAACGCCATGGTCAACGCGAACAAACAGACCCCGACCGCCCGTGAATACGCCGAGACCACCAAGCGTGTGCGCGCGGCGTATCAGGATCAGTTCGGCCTCGGCCAACGCACCCTGCTCGACTTGCTCGACAGTGAAAACGAGCTTTACAACGCCAACCGTCGCTACACCGAAATCCGCTACACCGAGGAATATTCGATGTACCGCGTGCTGGCGAACATGGGCCAGTTGCTGAGCAAGCAACGGGTGGTGCTGCCGGCGGATGCCATTGCGGCGACCGAAGTCAAAAACGAAGCACGCCTGCCCGAACTGAAGTAA
- a CDS encoding HlyD family type I secretion periplasmic adaptor subunit has translation MAASSDSKSRGYFDSFGKSAEAEFMPETAGASLQDSPRWSRITVWLAAALLISALVWAKFAVLEEVTMGEGKAIPSSKVQVIQNLEGGIVTEIFVREGQMVNKGDKLLRLDDTRFLSNKGESEADRYALTAQVERLSAEAEGRPFKLSDEVIAKAPQVAEDERALYDQRQRRLASEQRTLTEQLRQKTQELAEFRSKQGQYSSSLALLQQEMNMSAPLVGTGAVSPVEILRLKRSAVEIRGSLNATTLAIPRAESAINEIKSKIDESEQTFRSDAAKDLNQKRTDLSKITASSIAIDDRVSRTTVTSPVHGVIKQLKVNTIGGVVQPGSDMVEIVPLEDNLLIEAKVRPQDVAFLHPGQKAMVKFSAYDYTIYGGLSAKLELIGADTITDDKGNSFYLIQVRTDKNHLGGDVKPLLIIPGMVATVDIITGEKSVLDYLLKPVLKARTEAMRER, from the coding sequence ATGGCTGCATCTTCAGATAGCAAATCACGCGGCTACTTCGACAGTTTCGGCAAAAGCGCCGAAGCTGAGTTCATGCCGGAAACCGCCGGCGCTTCGTTGCAGGATTCGCCGCGCTGGTCGCGGATCACCGTGTGGCTGGCGGCGGCGTTGCTGATCAGTGCGCTGGTCTGGGCCAAGTTCGCCGTGCTGGAAGAAGTGACCATGGGCGAAGGCAAGGCGATTCCGTCAAGCAAGGTCCAGGTGATCCAGAACCTGGAGGGCGGGATCGTCACCGAGATTTTTGTCCGTGAAGGGCAGATGGTGAACAAGGGCGACAAGCTGCTGCGCCTGGATGACACACGCTTCCTGTCGAACAAGGGTGAGAGTGAGGCCGATCGTTACGCCCTGACCGCGCAAGTCGAACGCCTTTCCGCCGAAGCCGAGGGCCGTCCGTTCAAACTGTCTGACGAGGTGATCGCCAAAGCGCCACAGGTCGCCGAAGACGAGCGCGCGCTGTACGACCAGCGCCAACGGCGTCTGGCCAGCGAACAACGCACCCTCACCGAACAGCTGCGGCAGAAGACTCAGGAGCTGGCGGAATTCCGCTCCAAGCAAGGCCAGTACAGTTCCAGCCTGGCGCTGCTGCAGCAAGAGATGAACATGTCCGCGCCGCTGGTCGGCACGGGTGCGGTGTCGCCGGTGGAGATCCTGCGACTGAAACGCAGCGCGGTGGAAATTCGCGGCTCGCTGAACGCGACGACCCTGGCCATCCCAAGGGCGGAATCGGCAATCAACGAGATCAAGAGCAAGATCGACGAATCGGAACAGACCTTCCGCTCCGACGCCGCCAAGGACCTCAATCAGAAACGCACCGACCTGTCGAAAATCACCGCGTCGAGCATCGCCATCGACGACCGCGTCAGCCGTACCACCGTGACTTCGCCGGTGCACGGGGTGATCAAGCAACTCAAGGTCAACACCATCGGCGGCGTGGTACAGCCGGGCAGCGACATGGTGGAAATCGTGCCGCTGGAAGACAACCTGCTGATCGAAGCCAAGGTCCGTCCGCAAGACGTCGCGTTCCTCCATCCGGGCCAGAAAGCCATGGTCAAGTTCAGCGCTTATGACTACACGATATACGGCGGCCTGAGCGCAAAACTGGAACTGATCGGCGCCGACACCATCACCGATGACAAGGGCAACAGCTTCTACCTGATTCAGGTGCGCACCGATAAAAACCACTTGGGCGGGGACGTGAAACCGCTGCTGATCATCCCGGGGATGGTGGCGACGGTGGACATTATTACCGGGGAGAAAAGTGTGCTGGATTATCTGCTCAAACCAGTGCTCAAAGCCCGGACCGAGGCGATGCGCGAGCGGTAG